GAGGTCCTCGGTGCTGCGAGCGTGGTAGGGGGCGAGCATCCGCTCCGCCTCGGCGTCCGCGGCCGGGTCGGTGGGCGGGCGCAGGGTGCTCAGCGGCTGCCCCACCAGCAGGTGAGCCACCGCCGCCTTGAAGGTGACGGACGGCTCCACGAACTGCACGCCGAAACCCGGAGCCATGCCCCAGGCGCGAGCCTCCTCGGTTAGCACGTGCCGCACCACCTCGGCGGTGCAGGTCATCTCCCCTTCCGGGTGCTCCAGGCCCACCGTGAGCCGCGAGAGCAGCGCGGGCAGGGGCTGCCCGGTGCACAGGAACATGCCGCCGCGCGTGAGCTCCGTGCAGGTGAGCTGCTCGGGGGTGACGCCGGGCCCCCGCGTCACGAGCACGGGGAGGGCGAGGGCCGGATGCAACCCGAAGGGCCCCAGGGGTGGAGGCGTCCGGGCCGGGCCCGCCGGGGAGCGCGCCATGTCGAGCGCCACCTGGAGCGCGCCGCGCATCGTGGAGGCGTTCTGGAAGCGCTCCTCGGGACTCTTGGCGAGCGCGCGCAGGACGACGCTGGAGAGGGCGGGCGGGACGTCGGGGCGGAGCGAGGTGGGCGAGGGCGGCTGCCGGGACTGGTGGGCGAGCAGCAGCGCGGTGAGGGACTTCTCGACGAAGGGCAGGCGCCCGGTGAGGAGCTGGTAGGCGATGACGCCCAGGGCGTAGAGGTCGGCGCGCCCGTCCACGGACTCGCCCCGCGACTGCTCCGGCGCCATGTAGTCCACCGAGCCGATGAGGCCGCCCTCGCCGGTGTCCGGGCCGCGTTGCTCGTCGTCGAGCAGCTTGGCGATGCCGAAGTCGAGCACCTTGACGAAGGCGGGCCCATGGCCGCGTTGGAGGAGGAAGAGGTTCTCGGGCTTGAGGTCGCGGTGGACGATGCCGCGCGCGTGCGTGGCGTGGAGCGCGTCACACACCTGGCAGAGCAGGGCGACGGCGACGGGGGCGGGCACGGGCCCGCGGGCGAGCAGCACGGAGAGGGGCTCGCCCTCCAGGTACTCCATGACGAGGTAGGGCCGGGGCGGCGCGGGCTGGATGTCGATGATGTTGACGATGTTCTCGTGGCCGATGAGGTTGACGGCGCGCGCCTCCATGTGGAAGCGGCGCAGCACCTGGGGCGAGTTGGCCAGCCGGCCGTGGAGCACCTTGATGGCCACGCGGCTGCCGATGTGCACGTGCTGGCCGAGGTACACGCTGCCCATGCCGCCCTGGCCCAGCTTGCGCGTCAGCTGGAAGCTGCCCAGACACGTGCCCAGCAGCGGATCCACGTCTGGCTCGCGGGGGCGGGTGGATGGCTCGAGCGTCTCGCGCGTATCCGCGAGCTCACCACGGCCTGCTTCACCAGGCTTGAGGCTGAAGGCACTCGATGCGGACATGAAAGGCCCAATGGGGGAGCTCCCCCCGGGAGCTCCCGACCCACGCTGGAGTTGAGCAGTGGAGGCATTTTGTCATGAACCGCTCGCGCGTGCTCGGGGGAGCGGGCCCTTTCGCGGGGTGGGGTTGTGCTCGCTACCGGACAGTCCGCGGAGGAATGGGAGAGACGCCGGGTATGTTCGCGGCCCACACACGAGGAACAGGGGGACAGGAGATGAAGGGAATCGCGGGCAAGGTGGCAGTGGTGACGGGGGGGAGTTCGGGGATTGGGCTGGCGACGGCGCGGGAGCTGGGGAAGGCGGGGGCGAAGGTGGCGCTGGTGGCGAGGACGCGGGAGCGGGGGGAGGCGGCGGAGCGGGCGCTGAGGGAGGAGGGGGTGGAGGCGCTCTACGTGCAGGCGGACATGGGGAAGGGCGAGGACGTGAGGAGGATGGTGGAGACGGTGGTGGGGAAGTGGGACCGGCTGGACCTGGCGGTGAACAACGCGGCGCTGGGGGACATGCAGCTGGTGCCGCTGACGGAGCTGAGCGAGGAGGAGTTCGACCGGGTGTTGGGGGTGGACCTGAGGGGTGTGTGGCTGTGCATGAAGTACGAGATACCGGCGATGGTGAAGGCGGGGGGAGGGGCGATCGTGAACGTGTCGTCGGTGAACGGGCTGTCGGGGACGCCGATGGGGTCGGCCTACGTGGCGGCGAAGCACGGGATGCACGGGCTGAGCAAGACGGCGGCGCTGGAGTTCGCGAAGGAGGGGGTGCGGGTGAACGTGGTGTGCCCCGGGGCGCACCGCACGCCGATGCTGGAGGGGGTGTTCGAGAGGATTTCTCCGGGGGCGCCGGAGAGGGCGGAAACGCAGTACTACCTGCCGAGGATTCCGATGGGGCGGATTGGAAGGCCGGAGGAGGCGGGCAAGGCGATCGCGTGGCTGTTGTCGGAGGACGCGTCGTACGTGAATGGCTGCGTGATGACGGTGGATGGAGGAATGATGGCGGGCCTGTGAGCGACACTCCCTCCCCCTCCTTCTTCCCCTCCCTCTCCCTCTGGGAGAGGGTCGGGGTGAGGGTCTACCGTCAGGGCCCCACGAGGACACCGGGGTTGAGAATCCCCTGAGGATCCAGCGCCCCCTTCACGGCCTTCAGTGCGAGCGCGAAGGGCTCTGGGCGCTCGCGGTCGTACCAGGGGCGGTGCAACCGTCCCACGGCGTGGTGATGCGTGATGGTGCCCCCGTGAGCCATCACCGCGTCGCTGGCGGCCTGCTTCAGCGCCATCCACTGCGCCAGCTCACCGCCGGGCTTCGCCGGGCCGATGAACGTGTAATAGGGCGCGGGCCCATCCGGGTAGACGTGGGTGAAGCGGCAACTCACCGAGCCACCGCCGCAGATGCGCTCCAGGGCACCGCGCATGGACTCCAGGATGGAACCGTGGAGCTCGTCGAACCGGTCCCACGTGCACGCGGTCTCGAAGGTGTCGGCGATGACGCCGAGGCTCACCATGACGTTCTGCAGATACGGCGCTTCGATGAAGGCCGAGCGCCAGCTGTCGGCCGCGCCACCGGCACGCGCCTGGGAACCCATCTCCTCGGAGCGATAGCGGGCGCCCTCGCGGCACTCGCCCCCGTGCGAGGCGGTGATGGCGAGGGCGCGCTCCATCTTCGCCTGCTGCGGATGGTCGGCGGACTCGAAGGCGAGCACGAGCACACAGGAGCCATCACCCGTCACGCCATTGAGGAAGGACTCCTGTGCGTCGAGGAGGCGGCAGTTGGAGGGATGCAGTCCGGACTGGGAGAGCTCACGAACGGCGCGGGCGCCGGAGGTGAAGTCGGGGAAGTGGACGCTGGCGTTGGCGCGGAAGCGGGGGCGGGCCTGGACGCGCACCCAGGCCTCGGTGATGACACCGAGCGTGCCCTCGGAGCCGAGCACGAGCCTGTCCGGAGCGGGGCCGGCGCCGGAGGCGGGAAGACGGCGCGTCTCGTAGAGGCCGCGCGGGGTGAGCATGCGGGTGGACTGCACCAGGTCGTCGATGTGCGTGTAGAGCGTGGCGAAGTGGCCCCCGGCGCGCGTGGCGATCCACCCGCCGAGGGTGGAGAACTCGAAGGACTGGGGGAAGTGGCGCAGGGTGAAGCCATGGGAAGCGAGCTGCGCCTCGAGCACGGGACCGGTGGCGCCGGCCTGGATGCGAGCGGCGCGCGAGACGGGATCCACCTCGACGACGCGGTCCATTCCACGCATGTCGAGGGACACGGCGCCGCGGAAGCCGTCACCGATGGCGGCCTCGACGCCTCGCACGACGCTGGTGCCTCCGCCGAAGGGGATGAGGGCCACGCGGTGGTTGCCGCACCAGTCCATGACGGCGCGCACGTCCTCCTCGGTGCGGGGGCGGGCGACGAAGTCGGGAGCGGAGGAGAAGTCCCCGTGGAATCCGCGCACGAGGTCCCCATAGCCCTTGCCATAGGTATGCGCGGCGCGGTCGGTGTCCTCGACCGAGCAGAGCGCGGCCAGCGCCTCTGGCGGAGCGACACGGGGACGCGGGAGGCGCAGGGCGTCGAGCGCGGCGGGCTCACGGGGCTCCAGCGGGGGCCCACCGAGGAGCGCGGAGACCTGCTCCCCGAGGGCACGGCGTGCCTCGGCCTCGGGGAACTTGTCCGCGTAGCCCCAGCCCCAGATGCTCGTCGCGCGAGTGCTCATGGGCGTGAGCGTACTCCGAGGCCGAGGCCCTCGACCTCCTGGAGGTGCCAGGTGCAGCCCATGAGGGAGAACAGCTCCGAGGCCCGCAGCAGGTGGGCCTCCCGTTCCGGTGTTCCCGGCTCGCCGGCCCGGGCCAGCTCGATGCGCGCGAGCGCTTCGTCATAGGGCATCCCGAGCTCATGCGCGCTCGCGATGCTCTCCCGCCAGGAGGACCTCGCCCGCTCTGCGCGACCGGAGAGCCAGTGCATGAGCCCCGAGCAGCGCAGGGCGGCGGGGCGCACGAAGGGAAACATTCGGGCACACTGCTCCAATCGTGCGACCGACTCGCGCGCCTGCTGCGCGAGCGTGGCTTCCACCCCGGAGGTGCCTCGTTGGGAGTCCTCCCAGGCCGCGAGCAGGACGAGGGCGGCGCCCTCGTAGCCCTTGCCCTCCGTGAAGGCCGTGGGCTGTGCACCCTGGGTGAGCCGCATCACCTCCTCGGCCATCCGACGGGCGGGCTCGAGCTCACCGCGGTACAGGTGGGCGGTGGCCAGCAGTCCGTGGCAGATGATGTCGGAAGCCCGGTCCGCCTGGCGAGCCAGCAGGGTGCGCGCTTCCTGGAGCCGCGTCACCGCCTCCTCGAGTCGTCCCAGGGGGATGAGGCTCCGCGCGAGGGAGTACTCTCCCCAGGCCTCGTACTGCATGTTGGACCACTTGCGGCCCGAGTCGCGGATCTCCTCGAAGCGTGGCAGCGAGGCCTCGAAGTGTCCCGTGTAGTAGTCCGTGTGCGCGCGCAGGGTACGGGCGATCTGCAGGTCTCCCTGGCTGCCGAGACGTGCCAGCAGTTGGATGGCTTCGTCCGCCCGCTGCGCGGCATGGCTCCACCTGGCGAACGTCAGCTCGTAGGAGGCCTCGTACCAGAGCGCCGTGGCGATGCCCGCGAGCTCTCCGGCGGAGCTGCCTCCCTCCCGGGCGAGGCGGAAGTAGCGCCGGGCGAGCGGATGCATCCGGGCCAGCCCCGCCATGTAGCCGAGCTGGGCGTACTGTCGCCGCACCTCTCCGCGACGCCCCGCCCGTTCCGCCAGGTTCACCGCGCGGATGGCCGAGGCCGACATGGCGAGCATGTCCTGGGTGAAGTAGTAGCACTCGCACAGCCGGCTGGTGGCGAGTGCCGCCGTCCGCAGAGGCTCCTGCTCCAACTCCTCCGCTTGCACCGCGGGCTCGGGGAGCAGCATGTGCGCGAGCTGCCGGGTCATCTGCCCGAGCAGCAGTCCTCCCCAGGCGGGCTTCATCCGGGGCAGCGGTTGTCCCAGCACCTCCAGGGCCCGGTGCAGGTGCTCCCGGGCGCGAGCCAGGTCTCCCAGCCCGAAGAACGCCTCGCCGAGCAGGTACTCCCACGAGGCGCGGCGGTGTCCCCGGGCCGGTGCCTCCGCGTGCCGGGCCTCCATCGCGAGGGCTTTTTCGAGGTAGCCGGCCGCCTCGGTGTTGGCGCCGATGCGCAGGGCCTGGCGCGCGGCTTCCTCCAGGTAGTGGAGGGCCTTCTCCTCGGCCTGTGCGGTGGCCCAGTGGTGGGCGAGCGCACCGTAGTGTCGTGGGAAGAGCCCGGTGCCGGAGTACCGGGACTCGATAGCCCGGGCCGCCTCCTCGTGCAGCCGCCGCCGCGACTCCGGCGGGGTGCTCTCGTAGGCCATCTCCCGCAGCTTGTCGTGAGCGAAGCGCAGCCGTCCCTCGCCCGCCTCCTCCAGCACGTTCCTCACGCGTAGCGCCTCGAGCGCCTCCAACTGGCCCGCGTCGTCCATGGTGCGCTCGGGCAGGAGCAGCACGCCGTCGAATTCGCGTCCCAGCACGGCCGCGCGCTCCAGCAGCTCGCGGGCGTCGGGCCGGAGGCCGGAGAGCCACCGGCCCAGCAGCTCTCGCAGCGAGCCGGGGAGCGGCAGGGCCTGCTCCAGCCGATCCAACGCCACGCCCCGCTCCGCCACCTGCCACACGCCCGCCGCGTCGCGCCCGAGCAGCCCCTCGTCCACTGCGGTGCGCAGGTACTCGGCGACGAAGAACGGGTTGCCCTCGGACTGGCGGGCCAGGTACTCCACGAAGGCACGCGGCGGCGTGCGCAGCGCCAGCATGCCGCACACCATCGTCGCCACGGCCTCCGCGTCGAGCCGCTCCAGCCGCGTGGAGGTGAGCCCCGGTGCCAGGAGCAACCGGCGCAGCCCCTCGTTCTCCTCCTCGGTGCGCCAGGTGCCCAGCACGAGCATTGGCAACCGTTCCAGCTCTCCCCGTTGCAGGTGCTCCAGCACGCTCAACGAGAGCTCGTCGGCCCAGTGCAGGTCATCGAGCACCAGCAGCATCGGCTGCTCCGCCACGAAGGCCGAGAGCACCTGGGTGAGGGCGCCCAGCAGGCGCTGCCGGGCTTCCTGGGCGGGGAGGGCCGCTGGCTCGGCCAGGGTCCCCGGTGGGGACAGGCTCGCGAGGGAAGGCTCGTACAACGCGAGCAGTGGACCGTGCTCGCCCAGGAGCGACCCCGTCACCTGGGCGCCGCCAGCGCGGCAGTGGTCCGCCACCGCCTGCAACAGCGGCCGGAAGGGTTGCAGCGGGGCCGCCACCTCCAGGGGGAGACATTCTCCGGTGATGACGCGGAAGTCGCGGCGGTTGGCCGCCGTGGCCAGCTCCATGGCCAGACGCGTCTTCCCGGCCCCGCTCTCGGCCCCGAGCAGCACGCACCGTCCCCGGCCCCACCGGGCATCGTCCAAGGCGCGCTCAGCCTCTTCCAGCAGCGCCCGCCGGCCGACGAACTCCGGACGGTAGAGGTAGGCGCGCTGCGGAGGGTAGGTTCCGTCCTCCACGCGGGCCCCGAGCGAGGCCAGCCCCGAGGACACGTCACTGGCGTACCCGATGCGCTCGCGGGATTGCTTCGCCAACAGCCGCATCAGCAACTCCTCGAGGGCGGGAGGCACTCCCCGCACCCACCGCGAGGGGGGCGGGGGCGGCTCGGACAGGTGCTGCCGCAGCACGTCCCAGCCCTCGCCGGAGAAGACGGGCCGTCCCGTCACCATCTCGTACAGGATGCAGCCGAGCGCGTAGAGGTCGGCTCGGGCATCCACGAGCTCGCCGCTGATCTGCTCCGGCGCCATGTAGCCGGAGGATCCCTCCATGGCGCCGCCGACGTCGAGCGACTCGCGGCTCCGGGCGCCACCGAAGGCGGACACGAGGCCGAAATCCATGAGGACGGGTTGGCCATCGGGGCGGACGACGATGTTGTCGGGCTTGAGGTCGCGGTGGACGATGCCCTCGCCGTGGAGGAAGCCGAGCGCGGCGCAGATGCGGCGGACCAGCCCGAGTGCCTCGGTGAGTCGTCCAGCGGCTGGGGCGGAGGAGTCCGGGGCCTCGCGCCACCAGGCTGCGAGCAGCTCCCGCAGGGTGGAGCCCTCGAGGAACTCCATGGCGTACCAGGGGAGGCCATCGTCCACGCCCTCGGCGAGGACCTGGACGATGCCGGGGTGACGCAGGCGGCCCAGGGCGTGGAGCTCCCGGCGGAGGCCGCGCATCAGCGCGGCGTCCGGGAGCCGGACCGTCTTGAGCGCCACGAGCTGGCCGGTGCCGGAGTGCCGGGCGCGGTACACCACGCCCATGCCACCAGCGCCGAGCTGTTCGAGAAGAAGATAAGGACCGATGGAACCGAGCTGCTGGGGGAGCGCCGCCGCAGGTTGCATGCGGGGCGGAGCATGGCAGAACCCGCGGGGCCACCTCAAATCAACCGCCGGGAGACGTCATGCATCGGCGCTCCAACTCCAGATGACGCGGCCGTCCTTCAGGTCGAAGTCCAGGTCGAGCACGGTGGCCATGAGCGGCTCGGCCTCGGGTGGAGTGCCCAGCTCCTGGGCCAGGTCGTGGGAGTGGTGTGACTGGAAGCGGAGGGTGAAGTCCCTCGGGAGGAGCCCTCCGGACTCGAAGTGGGAGAAGACGAAGGGGGCTTCCACGATGGCCTGGTAGCAGGCGTTGGAGGTCTGCTCGGCATCCCGGAACTGCTTGAGGAAGAGCAGGGCCTGTGGCTTGCGGAGGGCGGCCGCCAGGTTCTCCACGCGGACGAGTGGCACCAGCTTCTCGACGATCTCCGAGAAGGCGTCCGTGTCGTTGTCGAAGCGGTCGTTGCCCGTGGGACGCTCCAGGGGCTTGTCGCCATGACGGCGGATGCTGAGCACCTCGCGCATGTCGGCGCGCTGTCCCAGCTGGCTCACCACCTGGGTCTGCACGGAGAAGTTCGCTGGCTGTCCCCAGTCCTCGGGCATGGAGACGCGGCCCATTTGCTTGGCGAAGCCGTAGATCTCCCGTCCCACGGCCATGGCCACGCCCGTGTCCACGAAGAGGTGGGGAGCGAACAGCAGCAGCCGGTCCGCCTGGAACTCGCCGTCCACCATCTTCCCGCCGACGACGGGAATGGTGATGCCGATCTCCCGCTCCTTCATGGAGCCCCAGCGGTTGAACTCCGGGTCCAGGGACACCGACTCGTCGATGCGGGCGCACTGCAGGACGGCGAAGCCGCCCAGTGGCCGGTACTCAGCCACGTCCTGCAAGTCATTGAAGTAGACGTCGCACAGCTGCTTGAGCTTGTCGTAGTCGCACTCCAGGAAGAAGGAGTGCAGGCGCGTGCGGCCCTGGCGGAAGGGGCCGCGCCAGGTGGCGAGCCCGCCGCGCTCCACATAGGTGGGAAGACGCCGACGGGGGAGAGGGGCGGGTTGCCGCAAGACCGTGCGAAGCTCCGGGAGACGCAGCTTCCGCTGGAGAGCATTCGCGGCCTGCTGACCGGCCATGACGGCCGCCTCCACGCACCCGGTGTTGAGGGGGGTGCGCACCCAGTCCCCGGCGAGCAGGAGGTTGTCGTAGCCGGACTCGTCCGCGCCGAGCCGGTTCGCGGTGCTGCCCGGCGGTGTCAGCACGTAGCGGTCCGAAGGGTGCGTGCTGGCCCGGTGGTACTCGGCCATCACATCCGGGGGCATGGGGGGGGCAGGCGGCTCCTCACCGTCAGTGGAGGTGTCAGGCTTCGTGGCTTCCCTCAGGACGATGGTCGGATTCGCATTCTCCGGCCAGACGGTGGGCCGGAACTTCGCGAGCCAGTCTCGGGCGGTGGTTTTGACTTCTCCCTTCGGACGGAGTGACGATACGTGGCTCAGGGAGCTCACGGGCTTGTCCACCGGACCGTCCTCGCTCCTCACCTCCTCCAGCGGGCCGCACAGGTAGACGAGTGAACGGGGCCTGTGCGCGGGGTCCCACTTCTCCGTCGCGAGCACCTGGCTGCTGTCGGCCCAGGTGTCGAAGGGAGCCGGGCAGCAGGCCAGCACTCCACCCTTGCGCTTCCAGCGGGCATCGTCCTCCAGCGACCGGGAGAACCAGAACTGTGAGGTCTGGGTCGCGGTGGTGGTGGCGGAGGTGACCATCTGGCGCAGGCGCGGGCTGTGCTCGAGCAGCTCGGTGCAGAGCGGCGTGAGCGCCCCCACGGAGATGGACAGCACGGCCACGTCGAAGTCCCTGCCCAGCTCGAGCGTCCTGCTCTCGGCATGCTTCTTCCACTGCCTCCATTCGCCCTGGGGTGCCTCGAAGTCGTATCCGGCCTTCTTCAGTTCGTCCGCGTCCTGGAGCTGCTCGTAGAGGGGGGCAGCCGGCCAGCACGGCAGCCCGTCCACGTCGATGAGCGGGTTGTACTCCGTGCCCGCGAGTGCCACCTGCCGGGTGACGTCGATGGCGGCGACGCGCTGGCGGTCCTCGGACAGGCGGAGCGAGTCCACGGAGTGGAAGAACTCGAAGCGAACGCCGCGCTTCTCGAGGGCGAGGTACAGGGGGGCGATGACGACCTCGCCCATGCCCGCCTTCATCTTGAAGTAGAGGTGCTCCGTGTAGTCGAGCATCCGCAGCAGGCCCTGGAGCGCGGCACCGGCCGCGAGCTTCCCCGGGCTGCTGAAGGTGAGGTTGTACCCGGCCTGGACGATGGGCGACTCACAGGCCTCGGGCCTCGCGCCGTGCTCGCGCAGCCACGCGCGGAAGTCCCAGGCATCGAGCGGGCTCAGGTCGGCATCCGGCTCCTGGAGCCCTTCGCGGGCCAGTCCGAAGGCGATGGTGATGCCCAGGTTGATGAGGATGGCATTGCGGCGCCCCTCGTCGTCCTGGGTGAAGCGGGGCCGGGCCTTCTCCCACTGCTCCTCGCGGGCGCGCTCGAGGGTCTCGGTGAGCGAGGTGCGCAGGGACACGGCCTTGTCCGGAGACTCGGCGCGGGCCCGTGTGAGCAGCGCGTAGGCCACCAGGGGAAGGCTTCCGTCACGTGGGAGGCCGTGGGTCAGCGGGTCGGGCCGCAGGATGTTGCTCACGTGCTTCTGGATGAGCCCCGCGCCGTCCTCGTCTGGCCCGGGCATTCCCAGGGAGGGTCCCATGCGCTCCAACAGCAACCGCGTCAGGCGCTCGGGGTCGCTCTCCTGCCGGGCCCCTGACAACAGGTCATTCCACTTGGAGTCGAGCCCTTTCAACCGCGAGGCGAAGTCCTGGCCGAGCGGCTTCTTGCGCGGCTTGAACTTCAGCGGCCAGATGCGCTGCTCGCCCTTCACGTCCTCCAGGAAGTGGATGTCGTCATGGGCCTCGAAGGCCTGCTCCACCGTCGCGAAGGGCGCTCCGGGGCGGCGCCCCAATTCCTTGTAACACTGCCCGAGCATGCCCAGGGCCTGCTCGTAGAAGCCCATGAAGACGTGGAAGCCGTGCTCCTCGCTGCGCAGGCCCTGCCCCTCGTCCCTGTTGCGCCCGCTGGCGCCCTTGCCGCCCAGGCGCCAGCCCTGCTGGTAGAGGGTGATTTCATACTGCTGCTTCCAGCCAGGCTGGCGGGTCAGCTCGAAGGCTGCGGCGAGCCCGGCCATACCACCACCCAGGATGGCGATCTTCTTCGGCTTCGAAGCCTGAGGCATGTCTGTCTTTCCCCTCCGTGAGGAGCCCGGGAGCGGGCCCTCGCGCCGTGGAGTGGCGCGCGGGTGCCTTCAGCAAGGGACACGCCATCCTGGACCTTCCCTCTTGGAGGATGAGACGGCGTCCCCAGGCTCGTGCCGGTTGGCGTATCATGGAGACGCGGCTGCGTCCTGGGAGTAAGCGCCCGAGTGGAGTGGGGCGTTTCACGGGGACGCGAGGACGGCTTCCCCCGAGGTAGCGGACGAGACGCGGCGTGCCAAGGCTCGTCATGAGGAGCGGGGAATGCCATCCTGGGAGTGCTCTCAACGGGAAGGGCGCGTCTGCGAGGGGGCCCCATGTCAGAGGAGTTGTCGTCTTTCTTCGCCGCGCTGCACACGGCGAAGCACTTCGAGGAGGCGGCCAGCGAGGTGCTGCGGGCGATGCTGCTCTCCGCCGAGCGCACTCTAGAGACGGGCCGTTTCGCGCGGCGCGGGCGGTTGCTGCGCGGGGTGGTGCATGTGCGGCCGGATGATGCCTACCGCCGGCTGGCGGTGCTGGAGATGGAGGCGGTGCGGGGACGGCCGAGGAGTGGGATGGGGCCGCCCCCCGTGGCGGGACAGGACGTGGCGCTGCTGGCGTCGGCGTCCGCCTGGCGAGCGGTGGCCGAGCAGGGCAAGGCGGTGGCCATCGACGTGAACCTGAAGACGCTCCAGCCGCTCGAGGGGGGCGGAGTGGGCAATGCCTCACGTCCCTCGAGCGCGGCCTTCAACCCGGAGAGCCAGCGGAAGCTGCTGGGCCGGCAGGCGACGCACGTGTGTGTGTTTCCCCTGCGTGTGCCCGGGGGGCGCATCGACGGGATGATCGCGCTCGAGGCGGACTGCATGGCGGCGCTCGGGCAGGAGTTCGTCTGGAAGGAGGCGGGGGGGCAGCTGCAACTGCTGGCGGACATGGCGGCGGCCTGGCTGACGGGACTGCCTCCCCGGCCCGTCACGGCGCCGCAGACGGACGATTTCCTCCCGGTCATCGGCGCGTCGATGGCGAGCCTGGTGCCGGTGCTGCGCATCTTCGCGCAGCAGGAGGAGACGATCCTCGTCAGTGGCCCGACGGGAGCGGGCAAGTCGAGGCTGGCGAGGTGGTGCCACGAGCGCTCGGGGCGCCGGCAGGGGCGCTTCGAGAGCCTGGACCTGACGACGGTGCCGGAAGACCTCCAGATGGCGGAGCTGTTCGGCTGGAGGAGGGGCGCGTTCACGGGGGCGGTGAAGGACAACCCGGGGAGCATCGCGCGGGCGGAGGGGGGGACGGTGTTCATCGATGAGATCGACAAGCTGTCGCTGAAGGCGCAGGCGGGATTGCTGCACGTGCTGGAGGAGCGGACCTACCGGGTGTTGGGGGAGGGCTCGGGAGACCAGCGGGCGAACGTGCGATTCATCATCGGGACGAACGCGAACCTGAGGGAGGCGGTGCGGAGGGGCGCGTTCCGGGAGGACCTGTACTACCGCATCAACGTGCTGCCCATCCGGGTGCCGCCACTCAACGACAGGCAGGACGAGATACCGCTGTGGGCGCGGTACATGGTGGGCAGGAGACACCAGGAGACGTTCCCCGGGGGAGAGGCGCGGCTGGAGGAGGGGGCGGAGCGGCTGCTGCTGGCGAGCGCGTGGCCGGGGAACCTGAGGCAGTTGGACAACATCATCCGCCGGGCCTACACGCTGGCGATGGTGGACCAGGGGGGAGCGGCGCGCGAGCTGGAGCTCCGGGAGAAGCACGTGCGGCAGGCGCTGGCGTACGAGGGGACGCCGGAGGAGTCGACGCTCGTTGATGCGCTGTGTCATGCGGCGAGGGTCTTCGTGCAGGAGGCGCGCAGGAGGCAGTCGCCACTGGACATCGATCTGGCGGAGAGCTTCCGGGGCTTCGTGCTGGGGATGGCGGCGAAGCAGGTGGGGAAGGAGGAGGCGTTCCGGCTGGTGGGGCGGGAGGCGCTGGTGAAGAGCCGCAACCATCAGAAAACACTGCGGCGGGAGCTGGAGAAGGTGGAGGCGCTGTGCCGGGAGGTGGCACACCCGGGCCCCGAGTTCCTGGAGCTGCTCTCCGCGGAGGGCGGCGACTCCAACTGAGGTGCGTACGGAGTGGACGCACGGCTGTAGTCGAGTGCACTGAATCAGGTCTTCCCGGCTTCTTCGGTGCTTGTCGCTGTGCTGGGAGCGAGGTTGCTCCGTGCGTGCGTGCGGCACGCGGGAACGTCTCCTCGTGACGCGCCGACACCAGATGAGGGCCTGTTGTTCTCCCGTGCTCAGAGTGGAGGTGCTCTTGGCACGACCTTCGCTTCTGTCTGTCGCGTCGGTGACGTCGAAGTGAAGCCGGGTTCCATCCTCACCAATGGGGAGCATGCACGTCGGTACGGCCTCGGCCCGTAGGGCTGAGGGGGGGCGTACTCGTCCGTGCGTGA
This is a stretch of genomic DNA from Archangium violaceum. It encodes these proteins:
- a CDS encoding serine/threonine-protein kinase; translation: MSASSAFSLKPGEAGRGELADTRETLEPSTRPREPDVDPLLGTCLGSFQLTRKLGQGGMGSVYLGQHVHIGSRVAIKVLHGRLANSPQVLRRFHMEARAVNLIGHENIVNIIDIQPAPPRPYLVMEYLEGEPLSVLLARGPVPAPVAVALLCQVCDALHATHARGIVHRDLKPENLFLLQRGHGPAFVKVLDFGIAKLLDDEQRGPDTGEGGLIGSVDYMAPEQSRGESVDGRADLYALGVIAYQLLTGRLPFVEKSLTALLLAHQSRQPPSPTSLRPDVPPALSSVVLRALAKSPEERFQNASTMRGALQVALDMARSPAGPARTPPPLGPFGLHPALALPVLVTRGPGVTPEQLTCTELTRGGMFLCTGQPLPALLSRLTVGLEHPEGEMTCTAEVVRHVLTEEARAWGMAPGFGVQFVEPSVTFKAAVAHLLVGQPLSTLRPPTDPAADAEAERMLAPYHARSTEDLYVFLALPPDTGCEEVRLRARRALHALGRLRERTISATLRARVDTVLERIQKAAETLGEPRRRAIYDAERGNFHGVVRCLSAGLTLTQLEELRRDFLAHRPYAQGPLRVHLATARAHQEVGLLAQARDAYERALILDPLSLELHRQYLTVSRALAAPGTP
- a CDS encoding FAD-binding oxidoreductase, with protein sequence MSTRATSIWGWGYADKFPEAEARRALGEQVSALLGGPPLEPREPAALDALRLPRPRVAPPEALAALCSVEDTDRAAHTYGKGYGDLVRGFHGDFSSAPDFVARPRTEEDVRAVMDWCGNHRVALIPFGGGTSVVRGVEAAIGDGFRGAVSLDMRGMDRVVEVDPVSRAARIQAGATGPVLEAQLASHGFTLRHFPQSFEFSTLGGWIATRAGGHFATLYTHIDDLVQSTRMLTPRGLYETRRLPASGAGPAPDRLVLGSEGTLGVITEAWVRVQARPRFRANASVHFPDFTSGARAVRELSQSGLHPSNCRLLDAQESFLNGVTGDGSCVLVLAFESADHPQQAKMERALAITASHGGECREGARYRSEEMGSQARAGGAADSWRSAFIEAPYLQNVMVSLGVIADTFETACTWDRFDELHGSILESMRGALERICGGGSVSCRFTHVYPDGPAPYYTFIGPAKPGGELAQWMALKQAASDAVMAHGGTITHHHAVGRLHRPWYDRERPEPFALALKAVKGALDPQGILNPGVLVGP
- a CDS encoding SDR family NAD(P)-dependent oxidoreductase, with translation MKGIAGKVAVVTGGSSGIGLATARELGKAGAKVALVARTRERGEAAERALREEGVEALYVQADMGKGEDVRRMVETVVGKWDRLDLAVNNAALGDMQLVPLTELSEEEFDRVLGVDLRGVWLCMKYEIPAMVKAGGGAIVNVSSVNGLSGTPMGSAYVAAKHGMHGLSKTAALEFAKEGVRVNVVCPGAHRTPMLEGVFERISPGAPERAETQYYLPRIPMGRIGRPEEAGKAIAWLLSEDASYVNGCVMTVDGGMMAGL